One genomic window of Denticeps clupeoides chromosome 14, fDenClu1.1, whole genome shotgun sequence includes the following:
- the LOC114763391 gene encoding uncharacterized protein LOC114763391, translating to MASHDSPGVLGFIGSWFYPWRPRGSGEPQEDEPQAEPSDVLQGEEVEQPVEEDEDRRGGDAEDWNLRNAREPAPKGRSLQVFLEETSITNSDHAPVIQTTVTKSFQVISKVTEGAEPDLNMGRKNSGRRRSRKGSHSDASSPREKTPTKSQSGRPATAPVQAETRTGEGVPTETVTSAQAARSRADLVETQRGDEPTHTQDEESTRAADPDSPVRATRVPVVMDEDGDGWVKRTEAPESKRRSTKVSQSTKVFAKKVLVDSDEVERRTTERSGAGTPQDARSSHANAPASPRVAARINMFERRMVTQNARTQPRSLDTSPVTKRPLDAGHPERASSVDRVPVKERVKTFSKAVGTTETRRPASRTADFVIQKGAFKKPERWTSTAPKPVKAKAASQTLSPGPSSTDGSGKVTTAGTSTSVEGHSKPVEQECVAAAKPAPGEDQPDGTCLQPVRSTDSKDVPPATQGQHLSQAKNVSPGRDVTQTERCLNSRDTQKPGGSLKTSSLQSADSTKNLDPLKMKKWKDAKHAQNTDEAVQTKECPHAKKHVHSGSSSEPEDFEKENVQNVEGSELRTAPQANGGSASRHPAGEGFTLGGTTLEREDKHLTPQAKQTKEDEKFKEIPQIKKPNSEMSVVVDTIQTKERFSTEESVHSNDEQKTKESSFDKKRPQDDPTHQAKSNSICTETVQSKDNSLTTEHQRTEGPSLTSRKSSAAEVAEESKGHAASKNSIQCNDVSHKEEAVEPKHTPKTKNPQSNDAVQNRGEPAAQPESSSFIITSSEPKDNLPTKSPLQTAEGTLFKDTLMSKDGPQINKSPEGKVAQTETSTFLAENDVQTDRNSVGALRNSEGHLSGDVQLTKNRSNEKSQTMGSEQPSENSISPKANLPEDRKANTAQSNDGPLTKSTVQVKDESIAKDVPQPDNLITKGVGKTKDNQQGIIPKNVEDTELKKDVQQIRARSGSRSKKKNKDGTVSSTSPGKPIKEVAADKDERVNGQSSSKVLSEDLPDGDGITQPAFKMDTKPALNEKCESASSITLPMTSQSRADTSDTSPVLHRDHTVTVPLEVASQKASLGERRDVVVSSAAEEKSKAESEVCTSNVQEDKAKVRREEEDKAGISTAMLSAHPSHPSQSIVQTTTGPSIQQDNANSANIPETSEQASNEETGTKVSAQMSASGKDVIMVEKQSLQVQGSSSTEIKRALPDTHRSGDTEEGQGIIQSDHMLGQDQEPRSALDRLKATTEQERRSSQVQRDREKQEIEEKVGKSEMFTEATPASPLPPPSSPSSTTSSALIRSCSSQPVNQPSGSTHQQHSQSPAAIPETPGEAFGEQTVTKVSSQSSASDNDSITVEKPSLQDSGSTQSKKTYPDTRRLSDTKGQNGGQDIIQSIHVSEQKSSSVAGVARTERVCEEQRTFQMQRGTEEEGGKSELLAVKHEKVSEPTQPVSATDKSADKSSKKEASAIVHAQSSISVGEKLVPEASSAEKHGQKIHASQKPVCQSQATETGGNFNPASGQTEEVKVPEASSAGKQGQSSNQEKIHASQKPVCQSQATETGGNFNPASGQTEEVKVPEASSAGKQGQSSNQEKIHASQKPVCQSQATETGGNFNPASGQTEEVKGETNLGNVDQEQSGVDRTKKSSLDTSKKMDPALPRLDSEVSLQTEGKLPDLPIPGRSVYPLATDSTKPKISANQKNTVLLNFMPTSQASPSSWLDVDDRQQSKTKQPIRLPTLAVLKKKNKSTGEFEPEDFIKNIKSFGTNFSGPVRRKRGRARLTAPNLPAILEEKQEKTFDLESFKFGLRKRQDFTSSLPKLREQVDSQAEAAEVKTRKTHLEKRSILFQSMVQDVEADQLTVAKQDANQDKEEGALKAVKVKSRLEGSPILSRLMTPSKSRRSGILSPREDSKDCPVSPSEDLTHSLLHATQLSSSVEKNASQKYSSQTTSPSQPSQTQADTRKLENSKLQTIQIQHSADQNDLYKSQTSEIQANLSKPQSYQSQVRSETNDLQSEHNQTQTNQIQVQPNVEDVLTKNNQAQNNQILVQTDQSHTQADQDKSHQIQTDQVLGQTNQSQAQTENGKLKCEPNQLKTNTSDLQTGLNHLQTNYSPVHSSQNLEHNLIQPEQNQEDQRQVQASQTKLQSKKSVLNDKSKSQTEQSNQTDPGKIHSEKSQEKNNQNHVQSQVKIDHNLVSSKDLHHSRHNVVDDKSNMPVQSHLNSGQANQVVSEVMQLPDQSKHGPIQPGSSESKPPLPCFDHIGLPFHLENVLPREHQMAGPLEKQKSEVCTVQSTHPSDISTPPPLHLNKRLAANGYHRRPGKMLLFEHVQFGGRAYELFRDVYDATSFTLSGEFSARVVRGCWILYEKPGFEGRSLALEEGNIELANVWEADEAIPTSPMVIGSIRLAVSDYSPPLIALFTEPCGHGTHTQYHCETPELCMYGIPQNTGSIKVHSGVWLVYSEPMFQGLLAVLETGEYPTPDTWGFPSPAVGSVRPLCMGPLKVENPAETKALLYEQPGLQGPCVEIQGEVFDVRNGHTESTPSAHSHTDTRPLRTVGSMKILSGLWVGYEEVGFEGRQFVLEEGEYLDWTDWGGVSKQLLSVRPVLADFTSPRMKLFSAVDFGDVGASVDLLEAVVDTQNTGYGLTTNSIRVFSGVWVAFEKAGFSGQLYVLEKGLYEEPEDWGAENSNIGSTMPVVQNDMNVSKFKVELFSEPGLQGSVLVREGSEPDLPSDFRLQSCRVLSGSWLAFEREEFSGSVCVLEEGVFPDLRAMGFQHNGLNVRSLQITGFEFSPPSVMLCERPGLRGRRAVLTDGSVNLQLTGSLSRAQSLLVKGGMWVLYEGVNFRGSQTLLKPGEVSDWPKVSGWQQIGSLRPLMQRQVHFFLRNQESGLLLSVTGSWDDIKLLRVQAVAETGGLDQVWSYQNGHLLCKALDDCCVEPMGGSAMAGCRLCVSAEHGKPHQVWSLTSEGFIRSNANPDLVLDIKGGQQYDRTHIILNTHHPSRQSQRWTVEIL from the exons GTCCTCTCATGCGAATGCACCAGCCTCACCTCGTGTTGCTGCTCGCATTAATATGTTCGAGAGGCGGATGGTGACCCAGAATGCTCGCACCCAGCCGCGCAGCCTAGACACCTCACCGGTCACCAAGCGCCCCCTGGATGCGGGCCACCCGGAAAGGGCTTCGTCCGTCGACCGCGTTCCTGTCAAAGAGCGCGTGAAAACTTTCTCCAAGGCGGTGGGCACGACTGAAACGAGGAGACCAGCGTCCAGGACCGCAGATTTTGTCATTCAGAAGGGAGCGTTCAAAAAGCCAGAGAGGTGGACCAGCACAGCCCCGAAACCTGTCAAAGCAAAAGCCGCCTCCCAGACCCTCTCCCCTGGCCCGTCTAGCACAGACGGCAGTGGGAAGGTGACTACGGCTGGAACGAGCACTTCTGTGGAGGGACATTCCAAACCAGTGGAACAGGAATGCGTTGCGGCTGCCAAACCTGCTCCCGGCGAGGACCAGCCCGACGGCACCTGTCTCCAGCCGGTACGGAGCACAGACAGCAAGGACGTGCCACCGGCTACGCAAGGCCAGCATCTCTCACAGGCCAAAAACGTGTCGCCGGGCAGGGACGTTACACAAACCGAACGTTGCCTAAACTCCAGAGACACCCAGAAACCTGGAGGGAGCCTTAAAACGAGTTCCTTACAATCTGCAGACAGCACAAAAAATCTAGACCCTCTAAAGATGAAGAAGTGGAAAGATGCTAAACATGCGCAAAACACTGACGAAGCCGTCCAAACCAAAGAATGCCCGCACGCCAAGAAGCACGTGCATTCTGGAAGTAGCTCAGAACCTGAagattttgaaaaagaaaacgtCCAAAACGTTGAGGGTTCAGAGCTCAGGACTGCACCTCAGGCTAATGGCGGCTCGGCATCCCGACACCCGGCAGGAGAGGGTTTTACGTTGGGGGGAACCACTCTAGAGCGTGAAGACAAACATCTTACCCCACAAGCTAAACAGACAAAAGAGGATGAAAAATTTAAAGAGATTCCACAAATCAAAAAGCCAAATTCTGAAATGTCAGTTGTCGTAGATACTATACAAACTAAGGAACGCTTCTCAACCGAAGAGTCAGTACATTCTAACGATGAGCAGAAAACAAAAGAGAGCTCATTTGATAAGAAACGACCACAGGATGACCCGACACATCAAGCCAAAAGCAATTCAATCTGTACAGAAACTGTACAATCCAAGGACAACTCACTCACCACAGAACATCAACGAACAGAAGGTCCTTCGCTCACCAGTCGAAAAAGCTCAGCGGCTGAGGTGGCTGAAGAAAGTAAAGGCCACGCTGCCTCTAAAAACAGCATTCAATGCAATGACGTCTCACACAAAGAGGAGGCGGTAGAACCGAAGCATACGCCTAAAACTAAAAATCCACAAAGCAACGATGCAGTACAAAATAGAGGCGAACCTGCCGCACAACCAGAAAGCAGTTCCTTTATCATAACCTCTTCAGAACCAAAAGACAACTTACCTACTAAATCGCCTTTACAAACTGCAGAAGGTACGCTCTTCAAAGACACTCTGATGTCAAAAGACGGGCCTCAGATTAACAAAAGTCCCGAGGGCAAAGTTGCACAGACCGAAACCAGCACCTTCCTCGCCGAGAATGATGTGCAGACCGACCGCAACAGCGTCGGTGCTTTGAGAAATAGTGAAGGTCATTTGTCTGGAGATGTTCAGCTCACAAAAAATCGGTCTAATGAGAAATCGCAAACCATGGGTTCCGAACAGCCCTCTGAAAATTCTATCAGTCCTAAAGCAAATTTACCCGAGGATAGGAAAGCAAATACGGCCCAGTCTAATGATGGCCCACTGACTAAAAGTACTGTCCAGGTAAAGGATGAGTCCATTGCTAAGGATGTTCCACAGCCAGACAACTTAATCACTAAAGGGGTTGGAAAAACCAAAGATAACCAACAGGGCATAATACCCAAAAATGTTGAAGACACCGAGCTAAAGAAAGATGTTCAACAAATTAGGGCTAGGTCAGGGTCCAGGtccaaaaagaagaacaaagatGGTACGGTCAGTTCTACCAGCCCAGGCAAACCAATTAAAGAAGTGGCAGCTGACAAAGATGAAAGGGTCAACGGGCAGAGCAGCTCAAAGGTGTTGTCTGAAGATCTGCCAGATGGGGACGGCATTACCCAGCCTGCTTTCAAAATGGACACCAAACCGgccttaaatgaaaaatgtgagtCGGCAAGTTCCATAACACTGCCAATGACCTCACAAAGCAGAGCTGATACTTCTGACACCTCTCCAGTCTTACACCGAGACCACACTGTCACTGTACCTCTAGAAGTAGCTTCTCAGAAAGCTAGTTTAGGAGAAAGAAGGGATGTAGTCGTCagttctgcagcagaagaaaaaagCAAAGCGGAATCAGAGGTGTGTACGTCTAATGTGCAGGAAGATAAAGCCAAAgtgagaagagaggaggaggataaGGCAGGGATCTCTACAGCTATGTTATCCGCACATCCATCCCATCCATCGCAGTCCATTGTTCAAACAACAACAGGTCCATCCATCCAACAAGATAATGCGAATTCTGCAAACATCCCTGAGACCTCAGAACAAGCATCCAATGAAGAGACTGGCACAAAGGTTTCAGCCCAGATGTCAGCATCTGGCAAAGACGTTATCATGGTAGAGAAGCAATCTCTACAAGTGCAAGGTAGCTCATCTACTGAAATCAAAAGGGCTCTCCCTGACACTCACAGGTCGGGTGACACAGAAGAAGGACAAGGCATTATACAATCTGACCATATGTTGGGACAAGATCAAGAGCCCAGATCTGCATTGGACAGGTTAAAAGCGACAACTGAGCAAGAACGAAGGTCCTCTCAAGTGCAGAGAGATAGAGAAAAGCAGGAAATAGAGGAAAAGGTAGGAAAATCCGAAATGTTTACTGAAGCTACACCTGCATCTCCActgcctcctccttcctctccctCGTCCACTACTTCTTCAGCTCTCATTCGGTCTTGCTCATCACAGCCAGTCAACCAACCATCAGGTTCAACACACCAACAACACTCCCAGAGTCCTGCAGCCATCCCTGAGACACCAGGTGAAGCATTTGGTGAACAAACCGTTACCAAGGTTTCTTCTCAATCATCAGCCTCTGACAACGACAGTATTACAGTAGAGAAGCCATCTCTACAAGACAGCGGTTCTACTCAAAGCAAAAAAACTTACCCTGACACACGCAGGCTGAGTGACACAAAAGGTCAGAATGGTGGACAAGACATTATACAGTCTATCCATGTGTCAGAACAAAAGTCCAGTTCTGTGGCAGGCGTGGCAAGAACAGAAAGGGTTTGTGAAGAACAACGTACATTTCAAATGCAGAGAGGaacagaggaggaaggagggaaATCTGAACTTCTGGCAGTAAAGCACGAAAAAGTCAGTGAACCAACACAGCCAGTCAGTGCTACAGACAAGTCAGCTGACAAATCATCTAAGAAGGAGGCATCTGCGATTGTTCATGCTCAGTCTTCGATATCTGTGGGTGAGAAACTAGTTCCGGAGGCTTCATCTGCTGAAAAACACGGTCAGAAAATTCATGCTTCTCAAAAGCCTGTGTGCCAATCGCAGGCCACAGAGACTGGTGGAAATTTTAATCCAGCCAGTGGGCAGACAGAAGAAGTAAAAGTTCCGGAGGCTTCATCTGCTGGTAAACAAGGTCAGAGCAGTAACCAAGAGAAAATTCATGCTTCTCAAAAGCCTGTGTGCCAATCGCAGGCCACAGAGACTGGTGGAAATTTTAATCCAGCCAGTGGGCAGACAGAAGAAGTAAAAGTTCCGGAGGCTTCATCTGCTGGTAAACAAGGTCAGAGCAGTAACCAAGAGAAAATTCATGCTTCTCAAAAGCCTGTGTGCCAATCGCAGGCCACAGAGACTGGTGGAAATTTTAATCCAGCCAGTGGGCAGACAGAAGAAGTAAAAGGTGAAACAAATCTTGGGAATGTGGATCAGGAGCAATCAGGGGTTGATAGGACAAAGAAGTCATCCTTGGACACTTCTAAAAAAATGGACCCTGCTCTGCCCAGATTAGACAGTGAAGTGTCGCTGCAGACAGAGGGGAAATTGCCTGATTTGCCCATCCCAGGGAGATCTGTGTACCCCTTGGCCACAGACAGCACCAAACCGAagatctcagccaatcaaaagaaTACGGTTTTGCTGAATTTCATGCCGACCTCACAGGCCTCTCCTTCCAGTTGGCTTGATGTAGATGACAGACAGCAGTCCAAAacaaaacagccaatcagattgcCCACACTGGCTGTcctcaaaaagaaaaacaaaagcactgGGGAGTTTGAACCTGAGGATTTCATCAAGAACATCAAGAGCTTTGGAACTAATTTCTCTGGCCCTGTTCGTCGAAAACGCGGGCGTGCGCGTCTAACTGCACCAAACCTGCCTGCCATTCTGGaggagaaacaagagaaaacatTTGACCTGGAATCATTCAAGTTTGGCCTACGGAAGAGACAAGACTTTACATCGTCTCTACCCAAACTACGAGAGCAAGTTGACAGCCAAGCAGAGGCAGCTGAGGTCAAAACCAGAAAGACACACCTTGAGAAGAGAAGCATCCTTTTCCAATCCATGGTGCAGGACGTGGAAGCAGACCAATTGACAGTAGCAAAACAAGATGCTAATCAGGATAAAGAAGAGGGTGCGTTAAAGGCAGTGAAGGTGAAATCCCGACTGGAAGGGAGCCCTATTCTTTCTAGACTCATGACTCCCAGCAAAAGTAGGCGTTCAGGGATCTTATCTCCAAGAGAGGACTCTAAAGATTGCCCTGTCTCCCCCAGTGAAGACCTTACACATTCTTTATTGCATGCTACACAGCTGAGCTCCAGTGTTGAGAAGAATGCTTCTCAGAAGTACTCAAGCCAAACCACAAGTCCGTCCCAGCCTAGCCAGACTCAGGCTGACACAAGGAAACTTGAAAACAGCAAACTCCAGACCATCCAAATCCAACACAGTGCAGACCAAAATGACCTATACAAAAGCCAGACCAGCGAGATACAGGCTAACCTGAGCAAGCCTCAGTCTTACCAGAgccaagtcagaagtgaaacaaatgatctTCAGTCGGAACACAACCAGACTCAAACTAATCAGATCCAGGTTCAGCCCAATGTGGAGGATGTTCTGACTAAAAACAACCAAGCCCAGAACAATCAGATCCTGGTCCAAACCGACCAAAGCCACACTCAGGCTGACCAAGACAAATCTCACCAGATCCAGACTGATCAGGTCCTAGGCCAGACCAACCAAAGCCAGGCCCAGACTGAAAATGGCAAACTTAAATGTGAACCTAACCAGCTCAAGACTAACACAAGTGATCTTCAGACTGGTCTAAATCATCTCCAGACAAATTACAGTCCAGTCCATAGTAGTCAAAACCTGGAACATAATCTGATCCAGCCCGAACAGAACCAGGAGGATCAAAGGCAGGTTCAGGCTAGCCAGACCAAACTTCAGTCCAAGAAATCTGTTCTAAATGACAAAAGCAAGTCTCAAACTGAACAGAGCAACCAGACTGACCCTGGCAAAATTCATTCTGAAAAAagtcaagaaaaaaacaatcagaacCACGTCCAGAGCCAAGTGAAGATCGACCACAACCTAGTCAGCTCAAAGGACCTTCACCACTCTAGACATAATGTTGTTGATGATAAATCGAACATGCCAGTTCAGTCTCATCTGAACTCTGGACAGGCCAACCAAGTCGTATCAGAGGTTATGCAGCTGCCTGACCAATCCAAGCACGGTCCAATCCAGCCTGGATCTAGTGAATCCAAACCACCACTTCCATGCTTTGATCACATCGGTCTACCTTTTCATTTGGAAAACGTCCTCCCACGGGAGCATCAGATGGCTGGTCCTTTGGAGAAACAGAAATCAGAG GTGTGTACTGTTCAAAGCACTCATCCTTCAGATatcagtactccacctccattACATCTTAATAAG AGACTGGCTGCAAATGGATACCACCGACGTCCTGGGAAG ATGCTGCTGTTCGAGCACGTTCAGTTTGGAGGGCGAGCGTATGAGTTGTTCAGAGATGTGTACGACGCCACATCTTTCACACTCTCGGGCGAGTTCTCTGCTAGAGTCGTACGAGGATG TTGGATCTTATATGAGAAGCCTGGTTTTGAGGGGCGGTCGTTAGCACTAGAGGAGGGAAATATTGAGCTGGCCAACGTCTGGGAGGCTGACGAAGCCATTCCCACTTCCCCCATGGTGATCGGCTCAATCCGACTGGCTGTCAGT GACTACAGTCCCCCTCTCATAGCGCTGTTCACTGAACCGTGCGGTCATGGAACACACACCCAGTACCACTGCGAGACGCCGGAGCTGTGCATGTATGGAATCCCGCAAAACACTGGCTCCATCAAAGTCCATTCTGGAGT gtgGCTGGTGTACAGCGAACCGATGTTCCAGGGACTCTTGGCCGTGCTGGAGACTGGGGAGTACCCCACCCCTGACACCTGGGGATTTCCCTCCCCTGCCGTGGGCTCTGTGCGGCCTCTGTGCATG GGGCCTCTAAAAGTGGAGAATCCTGCAGAAACAAAG GCCCTACTGTATGAGCAACCAGGTCTGCAGGGGCCATGTGTCGAGATCCAGGGAGAAGTGTTTGACGTCCGCAATGGACACACTGAGTCGACCCCTagtgcacactcacacactgacacacggCCGCTGAGGACTGTGGGATCCATGAAGATACTCAGCGGCCT GTGGGTGGGCTATGAGGAGGTGGGATTTGAAGGCCGACAGTTCGTGCTGGAGGAGGGCGAGTACCTCGACTGGACAGACTGGGGCGGAGTTAGCAAGCAGCTGTTGTCCGTCCGGCCTGTACTAGCA GACTTCACCTCTCCGCGCATGAAGCTGTTCAGCGCGGTCGACTTCGGGGACGTGGGCGCTAGTGTGGACCTGCTGGAGGCGGTGGTTGACACACAGAACACCGGCTACGGCCTCACCACCAACTCCATCCGTGTTTTCTCGGGAGT gtggGTGGCATTTGAGAAGGCAGGCTTTTCCGGGCAGCTCTATGTTCTAGAGAAGGGTCTGTATGAAGAGCCGGAGGACTGGGGAGCGGAGAACAGCAACATCGGTTCCACTATGCCTGTGGTGCAG AATGATATGAACGTCTCCAAATTcaag GTTGAGCTGTTTTCTGAGCCAGGTCTACAAGGCTCTGTTCTGGTTCGTGAGGGCTCTGAGCCAGATCTTCCCTCAGACTTTAGACTGCAGTCCTGCAGGGTTCTCTCTGGAAG CTGGTTGGCATTCGAGCGCGAGGAGTTCTCTGGTAGCGTGTGTGTTCTGGAAGAGGGTGTGTTTCCTGACCTGAGGGCCATGGGGTTCCAGCACAATGGCCTCAACGTGAGATCTCTACAGATCACTGGCTTT GAGTTCTCCCCTCCGTCTGTGATGCTGTGTGAGCGTCCGGGTCTGAGGGGCCGCAGGGCGGTTCTGACCGACGGATCCGTCAACCTGCAGCTGACTGGAAGCCTGAGCAGAGCCCAGTCTCTACTGGTGAAGGGAGGGAT GTGGGTGTTGTATGAAGGGGTTAATTTCCGAGGTTCTCAGACACTGCTGAAGCCAGGCGAGGTCTCTGATTGGCCCAAGGTCTCTGGCTGGCAGCAGATCGGATCCCTGCGCCCCCTCATGCAG AGACAGGTGCACTTCTTCCTGAGGAACCAGGAATCTGGGCTCCTGCTGTCAGTCACGGGCTCCTGGGACGATATAAAGCTGCTCCGGGTTCAGGCAGTGGCTGAGACTGGTGGGCTGGACCAGGTATGGTCTTATCAGAATGGTCATCTGCTCTGCAAG gccctggATGACTGCTGTGTGGAGCCTATGGGAGGCAGTGCAATGGCTGGTTGCCGGCTCTGTGTGTCAGCAGAGCATGGGAAGCCACATCAGGTGTGGAGTTTGACGTCAGAGGGGTTCATCCGGAGCAATGCCAACCCCGACCTTGTACTGGACATCAAAG GGGGACAACAGTACGATAGAACCCACATCATTCTCAACACACACCATCCCAGCAGACAGAGCCAGAGATGGACGGTAGAGATTCTGTGA